The following nucleotide sequence is from Triticum dicoccoides isolate Atlit2015 ecotype Zavitan chromosome 7B, WEW_v2.0, whole genome shotgun sequence.
GACGTTCCCCTGGTCGTCCTCCTCCTGGAACACGCACTGGTAAGCACTGTCATTTGCGCCGGTGAAGGTGCGCACGACGTGCTTGAGGCGGAACCGGGTATTCGCGGGGAACGTCGACAGCAGCGCCGCCACCCCACCGACGCGAAACAGGCAGTTTGGCAGGAGCATCGCGCGCTCGTTGCCGATGTAGTAGTTTGGCGTGATGGTCTCCGTGGAGAGGACCAGCGCGTGGGACCCCTGGGGAACAACCTGCAGGAGGTTATTGGCGAGGCCCACGGAGATGAGCCCCGCGCTGCACCCCATGCCGGAGAGGTTCACGCTACGGATGTCACAGCGCAGGTTGTACTTGTTCACGATGATGTCGACCAGAGATGGCGTGGGGCAGAAGAGGCTGCAGTTGAGGACGAGCACGCCGATGGAGTCTGGGGCGATGCCGGTCTTGGCGAGCAGGTCGTCGATGGCCGAGAAGACAACGAGCTCGAACTCGTCACGGGCATTCTCGAGGGTGCAGTACTCGTGCGTCGGGATGAAGTGGTGCGCCTCCGGCAAGCAGGTCTCTTCCCCAAGCCCGGAGCGCGCCAGCAGTCGCGACATGAACCGGACGCTGCGCTCGCTCATGGTGGGCGTATGCTTGGTGTGCTCGATGAATGAGGCCATGGGGATGCGGCCAAGCGGCGAGGTGTCGAAGCAGGCGTAGTCGATCAGGTACACCGCGCGCTGGCGGAGCATGAGGTACACGGCGGCGGCTGCGGTCGCAAAGAACAGGTGCACTGGCCGGAGGCAGCTGATGAGCTCCGCCGGGCCGAGCCGCACGAGGGCGACGAGACAGGAAGCGGCAAGGAAGTTGTCCATGATCAGCCGGATGGGTTGGTGTGTCTTGATTTGGTGCGTTTAGTGCTTCCACTTATATATAGTCTTTAGTGCAAACAAAGCATTAATTTGTAGTCAGCGGTAGGCCTTTTGCATTTGATGATTCTGGTTGGTAGCAGCGAACTGATGGATGATTAACGCAAGCATATCACTTGCGGTCGTCACTGTCAGCTCATGGCGATGCTGTTGCGACTCGGCAGGCTACATCTTTAAATAAACTCTCAATGTCGAACAGGAAAAAAGAGGCAATGATTGATTTTGCGCTCTTTTGGACCTGatattttttagaaaaaatactcCCTCAATAAAGAAATTTAAGAGCATTTCAATCGCTAGAATAGTGATCTAaattgctcttatatttctttatggagggagtacaacacagACGCTCACATGTACACACGTACACTCAATCTTGTAAACGCACACACGTTTATATCATACCCTTATAAGCTCCTCCCAAAGGCTTAGTTGACGGGTATTGTAATTGACGAAGTCATCATAAGCACCTCGCTAGCAATGGGGCCAAAGCCTTTCACTGAAAGAATAGTCCGCCTTTACAAGATACACATGTGTCAAACCTGAAGTTTCATCCTTGGTATGCTGGGGGTACAACCAACCTACAAACCATCGAGTCAAAGGTTGGTTCTTCAATTGGACCTATTTTTTTCTTGAAGGGCTGGACAGGAAGTGGGGCAAATTGCAAGGGTGGTTGTGAAATGTTAAACCTGATGCACGGGGGTGGCTGCACAGTATGCCCCAGAAGCCGAGCATCGTAACCACGACATGGCATAAGAGAAAGTAGCGAAATGGTAGCCAGGGTGATGTTTTTAACCAAAGATACGATGCATAAAATAAGATGGACTAATAATCCCACTTGTTCCATCTGTGTGATAAGGTCGAGTCGTCTTAGCACCTTATTTTTCTTGTGCCATGTTGCTAGGGTAGTCTGGTCAGGTCTTCCTTTGGCACTGTTAGGTGTCCAACCAAAGAAAAATTTTGACACCCATCTGATTGATTTTTTGAAGTGTATATTATGATCTGCGTGATTTCTTACTTGGATATAGATGGTGACACGCAAGATTTGTAAAGTAAAAATTGTTAATTTTTTGCCATAAAAATATTAATTTATTGACATAGTCTAAGTCTCTTGTTGCTATACTAAATAACAGTCTAGATTTTGTATGTGCCCTATTAAAACCGTCtagatattttattttattttgccattGAACATGTTCATGCGCAGTTTGCATTTTTCGTGAAGAAAAGACATGTCTGGTGCCGTgggtaagaagaagaaaaaaaaagcaaaattgatactccctccgttccataatgtagtgcctatagatttttgtaaaagtcaaacattacaaactttgaccatatttGTAGAGAAAATtaggtacatctagaataccaaatgcacatcattggatacatcgtgagttatatttttaaaatgtacatgtttggtattgtagatgtagaccattttctctatacacttggtcaaagttggcaaaGTGTGACTTTCACAAAAATatataggcactacattgtggaatggagggagtactaaatagcCTTTTATGTCActcatttttgttttttgttttaaccAAACAACACCACTTTTTTCAAGGGCAAAAACTAGCATGTTGTTAGAAGACATGTTCATGTTTGTTGTGGACTGAACTGTTGCGATAATTAGTTAGCACTCAGGCTGCCAACAACGTCATTCCATAGGTCAAGCATCTAAGCTATGTGACGCCTTCTAAGTGGAATGCTAAAATTATAGTCCAAACACAGAAACACTCCATGACATGAGCGTAGTGTTGCTTTTGAGATGTCAAAAGGCACATTAACTGGTATATAATCCAACAAAGAATCTTTTCAAAGCCACTATGTTTCAAATTTACGGTTTGGCTTTTTGTCAGGTACCGGTTTTTCATTACCTAAGTGTAACACActaaggctactcatagtggggagtatcatatactagtgtatgatactatctttatagtgcatagtatcatagagtagtatcatagatgattatATTTATTGACATGCGTGACATTTAATATGATATGGTATCTACCTATATTACTCTAACCCTCTCCCTTCTTTAATTATTTGCCACATGAGCGCGTTTTGtcttcccaagtgcatgatactagctaagataccaccactatggccagcctaaataGCTACAGGGCACGACGTGCATGCATGCTTGCGGCCACACAGCCATGCAACATGTAGTCAAACTATTTCGAAAAAAGGACATCCATGCACGCTTCTCTGGTCATGCACTGACTAATGGCCAGAATCAGGGAGTATTAATTGATTAGCAAAAAATTAATTGATTTCTCGATTATCTAATCTagaaacatggaaatataataaggGACTATATACTCGATGATATGGCACTTTTGCCTATATACTATTTTTTTTGCAATGTGATTAACGGAAAGTGTCTCTACGAGTCAATTGACATGCAAGTTGTATGATGGAAGACtttggtactccctccatccagataTACAAGGTCAATTCTTCTATGAAAATACGAGGCCTAGTATGCTTTTCAAGGTTGACTTTGACAACCGGTTAGAGAAATAATATATGATGTGTATGTTACAAAaagtataccatcaaattcttatcTGAAAGTTGTTcttaatgatataattttcacatcatACATCCTCATATTTTATATATCTTATCAATGGTCAAAGGTAAACTAAAAAAGAAACATCAGGCCCTATATATTTTGATGAAGGGAGTACACAAAGTTACAAAGATGCAATGAACCCGTCCAAACACTTAGTAAGCAGGTACAAAATAGTCCAAATCACTCCGAACCAGCCATAATCATACATTGTTTCACACAATACCCGTGGAGCTTTACTTTTTCACGAATAGGTCCTCAATCAATCCGTTTGGATATTTCCTCATGTGCATCCACCATTGTGAATCTACTCTGCGCCCGCCCCATGATGGCTAGTATTTAGTGGAATGCATTGTGTTGATTGCAGCAGATAGTTAGCATGCTTGCGGAAGGTAGTACTGCCTAATATATTTGCAGTTGGCGAtaggtgatggggttatgtacctagggtagggtcatggacctgatccaagtaacttaccccaagacatccttagaagaggtcgccttccagtcgaccaacgaggattcactcgactggtctgagggactcgaccacgaagactcactcgaccaccaggaggtcaagaggcactctgcactgcaacggcctgtaatcaagtagactttatgatagtaaaggcctttatgtggggcgttaccagtaacgccccagacttaactcaccttaaaccctctcctacgtgggctggctggggtcctggcgcactctatataagccacccccctccacaggcagaagggttcggcaccttgtaattcacacattcataatccactcgaccgcctccgggctccgagacgtagggctgttacttcttccgagaagggcctgaactcgtacatcctttgtgcttacaacctctccatagctaggaccttgcctctccatacctaccccccactctactgtcaggcttagaaccacgacagttggcgcccaccgtggggcaggtgttttagcgattttgtggagaagttgcgattcttccgagtactctcatcatggtgtctgctggagttttggtcaagggtcaagagatccgtctcggcactctcaccttcatcgccgacgactccgcatggctccaggaggctccactcgacgtagacgcgctccccgtccgcggtgcgacgcattttcgcgcatgtgtccgcggcgttctgctgcggcaaccgtcgacccagtatcggtcggctcctccatcgtccaccctcccggtctcccgccagcgcaagcgctcaggctggtcgaggcttcagcgatgggtgagtcacgcggtggctcgccaatcggccactacacaagttgcggcaatcgagcccaacgaatctctctacggcttgttcgatcagtcgactttctccggagagactgcatctgagtgcgggagcagtgatccagcggcggaaatcttgatggtcgacgggccccgcagccctcctggcttcgcccgtggtggtggagcaggtgacggcggcgaccctgcacgagactacgaagagtaccagcccgagccactcgactctctgcaaagagaagagcttcgccgcaggaacgaggatcccctgcgtattcccatcgcaggagaaacccccgaggctcgtgccttggaggaggcgcgtctggccaatttggccgagcgcactcgactggagaaccttcagcgagcactcgacgagagcgcgcggcaacgagttcccgacaccagtcgacgtcaactcttcccgccgactcaggtatatcgaaccccaattcagaatttagcagctgcgacccgtatagcagagtccattcagccttcgcagtcggaagctggcagaggtttgctgcagatcagggatctgctccgggcagcaggagatcagaattcagccgtgtctcagtcgcgcaacagaattcacagtcgatctgtcactgtgaatacggttcagtcggctcacagccccagatcgcctccgcggcgcgaagggcgtgagaatcggcgagatcaatatggcgacagactcgaccgagatgataggcgtcgagtaccctattcccctccgaggggtgagtcttacgctcctcggcagccagatgataggcgtcagtacagtacagggcgtagggttccagttgaccccagagagccaggcttcgacgcgcgatccattatcgtgcaagggttggtcgaccggaacagagcccatcgaggcgcactcgacagagatgtacccacgagcagtcgagtacatgtttctggtcctgaatgtttcagcagagctatcagagccgcagttatcccccccaatttcaggttggcaacaggagtcagcaagttcactggtgagtctaagcctgaaacttggcttgaagactaccgagtggcagttcagatcggtggtgggaacgacgaggtggccatgaagcatttgcccctcatgttggaaggctctgccagggcatggttgactcaattacctcctagcagcatttacacttgggaagatctgtcccgagtgttcgtcagaacgtttgaagggacttgcaagcgaccagcgggattgacagagttgcaagtctgcgtacagaaaactaatgagactctcagagagtatattcaaaggtggatcactttgcaccacactgtggaaaatgtctctgatcatcaggcagtatgcgccttcaaagacggcgtcaagaatagagaactgagtttgaaatttggtcgaaccggtgacatgaccttgagtcggatgatggagattgctaccaagtacgccaacggcgaagaagaagaccgactccgaagcggcaagcacaagccgagtcagtcggaaaaaggaaacaccagtcggaaacagaagcggaaggctgaaccggcagctcctggagaggctctggctgtgactcaaggaaagtttaaggggaaaccaaaaggatcctggaaccccaagaaggtaaaggataaagaagggaatgacgtgatggatatgccatgtcacattcacacgaagaaagatgaagaggggaatatcatttacccaaagcacaccactcgccaatgtcgactcctgatccagcagtttcagggaaaacagtctaaggacaaggagaaggagtcggacaaggccgaagacaaagaggacagtgagggaggatatccgcatatcaactccactctgatgatctttgcagatgtggaaagcagaagtcgattgaaagtgattaaccgagaggtgaacatggttgcaccagcaaaggcaaattatctgaagtggtctcaaacacccatcacattcgaccaatcagatcacccgactcatatcgccacccccgggaggcaagctttggtggtcgatccagttgtcgaaggcactcgactgacaaaggtgctgatggatggtggaagtgggctgaacttattgtatgcagacacattgaaaggtatgggcattccgatgtcccgactgagcactagtaacatgagcttccatggagttataccagggaagaaggccgagtcactcggccagatagctttggacgtagtgtttggtgattcgaagcattttcgcaaagaaaagttgacgtttgaggtcgtggattttcaaagtgcatatcatgccattttggggagaccagcctatgcacggttcatggctcgaccatgttacgtgtacctcaaattgaagatgcccagtcccaaaggtgtgatcactatcaccagtgataggaaaaaggcagaggagtgctttcagaagggctccaagattgccgattcccaagtgacggcggtcgagttcgaagaatacaagcaaaacgcagatccgagtgacttgctgcgctccaagaagcccgccacagagtctgcattccagtcgtccggtgagacgaagcctgttcacattcacccgaccgaccccgaagcagctccgacccgcatctccacaacactcgaccctaaataggaaaaagcgctcatccagttcctccgtgagaactgggacatttttgcatggaagcccgctgacatgccaggtgttcccaggggactggctgagcatcgcctaagagtcgactcgtctgcaaaaccagtcaaagagcatcttcggcggtccgccgtccagaagagaaaggccatcggtgaagaagtggctcgactgttggcggcaggatttatccgtgagatctaccactccgagtggctcgctaatgtcgtcatggttcctaagaaggacaagtcgctccgaatgtgcattgatttcaagcacatcaaccgggcctgcccgaaagatcactttcctctccctcgcatagatcaaattgttgactcgaccgcgggatgcgagaggttgtcttttttagatgcttactccgggtaccaccagatccgtctgtacgggcccgatgaggtaaaaacagctttcatcactccattcgggtgcttctgctatatcaccatgccattcggcctcaagaatgccggagccacatttatgcgaatgattcagaagtgtctactcacccaaatcagtcggaatgtggaagcttatatggatgatattgttgtcaagtcacgaaaaggttccgacctgctcgctgacctcgccgaaacatttgccaacctcagaaggtatgatatcaagctcaatccatcaaagtgcacatttggagttcctggtggcaagttactcggttttctcgtctccgaacggggaatcgacgctaacccagagaagattggcactattctccgaatgaaacgccctgtgcgagtgcacgatgtccagaaacttactggatgcttggccgcattaagtcgattcatctcacgactcggtgaaaaggcactgcctctttaccgactgatgaagaaggctgacaagttcgagtggactccagaagctgatgcagcgtttgccgagctaaaagctctgctctccacccagctggtgcttgctgctccaatcagcaaagagcctctgttgctctacatcgcagccacaggacaagttgtcagtactgtgctaacggtcgagcgggaagaagaaggaaaagctctcaaagttcagcgcccagtgtattatttgtctgaagtcttgactccatccaagcagagatatcctcattatcagaagcttgtgtatggaatatacatgaccacaaagaaggttgctcattatttctctgaccattccatcacagtcgtcagcgacgctccactatcagagattttgcacaacagagacgcaactggtcgagtggccaaatgggcgattgaacttcttccccttgatatcaagtttgaggcaaagaaagccattaagtcccagacgatagcagatttcctcgccgagtggattgaacaacagcagccgactgaagttcaatcggagcattggaccatgtttttcgatggctctaagatgttgaatggttccggtgctggggttgtcctggtttcccccagaggagataagctcagatatgtgctccagattcactttgattcctccaacaatgaggcagaatatgaggccctcctatatgggttgcgcatggccatttcactcggcgtccgtcgcctaatggtctatggcgactcggatttagtggtcaatcaggtgatgaaagagtgggacgtgagaagcccagccatgactggatactgcagtgcagtgaggaagctggagaagaagttcgaggggttggagctccatcatataccccgactgaaaaatcaagcagctgatgatctagcaaagataggttccaagagagaagccattccgagtggcgtgttc
It contains:
- the LOC119341717 gene encoding 3-ketoacyl-CoA synthase 5-like, with the translated sequence MDNFLAASCLVALVRLGPAELISCLRPVHLFFATAAAAVYLMLRQRAVYLIDYACFDTSPLGRIPMASFIEHTKHTPTMSERSVRFMSRLLARSGLGEETCLPEAHHFIPTHEYCTLENARDEFELVVFSAIDDLLAKTGIAPDSIGVLVLNCSLFCPTPSLVDIIVNKYNLRCDIRSVNLSGMGCSAGLISVGLANNLLQVVPQGSHALVLSTETITPNYYIGNERAMLLPNCLFRVGGVAALLSTFPANTRFRLKHVVRTFTGANDSAYQCVFQEEDDQGNVGINLSKNLMAIAGNSLQANITEIAPLVLPFSEQLLFAISFVARKVLRARVKPYIPNFSMAFKHLCIHAGGRAVIDELQKSLCLSDEQVEASRMTLHRFGNTSSSSPWYELAYVEAKGRMRKGHRVWMIGFGSGFKCNSVVWECIQPAARNTHGPWTTSIHRYPVDIPDVLSH